The sequence GCATGCCGAGCTGCAGCGCATCGGCTACCGGCTCGCCGCCTATCCCCTGACGCTGCTCTCGGCCGTGACGCGCGCCATGCAGGAGGCGCTGCAGGTGATCAAGGCCGGCCAGCATCCCGATGCGGCGCTGCTCGACTTCCCCTCCCTGCGCAAGGCCGTCGGCTTCGACGCCTATTACGAGGAAGAGGCGAACTACGCCGACCGTCGCGATTGAGAGTATTGCATGCGGGGCGGCAGGCGGGGATAAGCCCGTTTGCCGTCCGCGCCGCGCTGCGGGGATAAGTCGAGGCTGAAGGCCGGAGTGTGCGCCGTGCGCCGATTTCGGGAAAATTGAGACGCGGGAGGGGCCTGCGTCGCATAATTTCTCGAAATTTTGCAAAATCCGTCTCGAAAATTCTCGAAATTGATTTCTTTTTATAATCAGTAGCTTGTTCTGAATCGTACAGCGAAGTCGGTCCGCTGTGATCCGCTTTCCGGCGGCCCGCGTAAATTTGCCGAGATCCGAAGTGCGACGGCTTTCCCGATCCGCCGCTCGACCCACGCTTACGGGTCTCAGCCGGAATGCCTACCCGATCGGCTACCCGGCCAGGAGGCCGCTCTCCCCCGGAGCGGCCTCCTTTTTCGTTTAAAGCACCGGTTTGCGCGACAGCCAGTCGGTCGCCTGCTCATAGGCTTTCGCGGCCTGCAGGACGCCAAGATCGTCGCGCGGCCGGCCGATGATCTGGATGCCGGCCGGCAGGCCTTCTGCCGAAAATCCGGCCGGGACCGCCACCACCGGCAGGCCCAGAAGGCTTGCCGGAACAACGACTTCCATCCAGCGATGGTAGGTGTCCATCGCCCGTCCGCCGACCTCCTTGGGCCAGTCCAGCGTGACGTCGAACGGAAACACCTGCGCCGTCGGCAGGATCAGCACGTCGACTTTTTCGAACAGCCGCAGCACCGCCCGGTAGAAGGCGCTGCGCACCACGCTCGCCTCTTCCAGCCGTGCCGGCGTCAGCACGCGGCCGCGCTCAATTTCCCAGATTGCCGCCGGTTTCAGCTTGTCGCGGGTCGCCGCAGCTTCGTAGAGACCGCCGAGCTTTCCGGCAACCCGCCAGCTCCGCAGATCCGCCCAGGCCTGGAACACCCGCTCCGCATCGAAGCCCGGCGCCGGCTCCTCGACCCGGCAGCCGAGACCGGCGAAGACGTCGACCGCCGCCCGGCACAGCTCCAGCATCTCCGGCTCGAACGGCAGATGGCCGCCCAGATCGCCGAGCCAGCCGACCCGGAGACCGGCAATGTCGGAGCGGATCGGCGGCACGAATTCGGTCCCGTCGCCCGGCAGCGACTGCGGCGCGCGCGCATCGTATCCGGCCTGTACCGACAGCAGCAGCGCCAGATCGTCGACGCTGCGCGCCATCGGCCCTTCCGTCGCCATCCCGTCGAAGAAGCTTTCCGGGCCGGGGCCCGACGGCACCCGGCCATAGCTCGGCCGCATGCCCAGCACGTTGCAGAAACCGGCCGGATTGCGCAGCGATCCCATCATGTCGCTGCCGTCGGCGACGGTCAGCATGCGCGCGGCCAAGGCCGCCGCGGCACCGCCGCTGGAGCCGCCGGCGCTGCGCGTCGTGTCGTAGGGGTTACGCGTCGGCCCGAACAGCGGGTTGTAGGTATGCGACCCGAGGCCGAATTCCGGCACGTTGGTCTTGCCGATGAACAGGCCTCCGGCAGCCCGGATGCGCGCCACCTGGATGCCGTCTTCCTCCGGCACCTGGCGGGCGAAGACCGGCGAGCCCATGGTCGTCGGGATGCCGGCGGTCATGGCGAGGTCCTTGATCGCCTGCGGAATTCCGTGCAGCGGCCCGCGCGAGCGTCCCTCGGCCAGCTCGACGTCCGCCGCATTGGCCTCGGCCAGCAGCGCATCGCCGTCGCGCAGCGAGACGATGGCGTTGATCTGCGGATTGACGGCGGCGATGCGGGCGAGCGTCGCCTCCATCACTTCGCGGGCCGACACCTCGCGGGCGTGGATCTTGCGGGAAAGCTCGACGGCGGAAAGCTCGAGAAGCTCTTGTGACGGCATCGGCGGGACCCTTCGGGCTGGAAAGGCCGGCTGTGCGGACGCGGTGGCCGACAGCGGCAAACGGGCGGGTGGCGAGGCGGGAGGCAACAGCCTCCCGAGCGCCAGGGACTTGAAATGTCACATGTTCCGCAGCGAATGCCAAGGGCGGCGAACTGGAAAGAGACGCCCTCCTACAGCGCCGAGGCGCGGCGCAGCCATTCCGGGTTTTCCAGGCAGTAGTAGCCGGAAATGCGGCTGATCGTGCCTGCACGCTTCCAGTCGTTGAGGACGCGGCTGACATTCTCGCGCGCCGCACCCGCCATGTTGGCGATGTC comes from Stappia sp. 28M-7 and encodes:
- a CDS encoding amidase, whose translation is MPSQELLELSAVELSRKIHAREVSAREVMEATLARIAAVNPQINAIVSLRDGDALLAEANAADVELAEGRSRGPLHGIPQAIKDLAMTAGIPTTMGSPVFARQVPEEDGIQVARIRAAGGLFIGKTNVPEFGLGSHTYNPLFGPTRNPYDTTRSAGGSSGGAAAALAARMLTVADGSDMMGSLRNPAGFCNVLGMRPSYGRVPSGPGPESFFDGMATEGPMARSVDDLALLLSVQAGYDARAPQSLPGDGTEFVPPIRSDIAGLRVGWLGDLGGHLPFEPEMLELCRAAVDVFAGLGCRVEEPAPGFDAERVFQAWADLRSWRVAGKLGGLYEAAATRDKLKPAAIWEIERGRVLTPARLEEASVVRSAFYRAVLRLFEKVDVLILPTAQVFPFDVTLDWPKEVGGRAMDTYHRWMEVVVPASLLGLPVVAVPAGFSAEGLPAGIQIIGRPRDDLGVLQAAKAYEQATDWLSRKPVL